A window of Phaseolus vulgaris cultivar G19833 chromosome 4, P. vulgaris v2.0, whole genome shotgun sequence genomic DNA:
CAAAATCTTttatagtaatttttatttaatgtgtaTGTTAAAATAACACTGTTGCTCAGAGGATACTTAAAGGTTGGTTTTAAGaacattgttttattttattcccttttatgatttttttttatattttagggTAATAAAATGATATAACTATTTCCTTTTTAGGAAAATACActtattgttacttttattttGATGTAAAATTGTCACAAAATAAAGTCTAAAATAACTTTCTACATATTAAACTTTTAAACTAGTAAAGTAGAGTTTTAAGTAAAGCTAGACCCAAACTATTTTAAACTAATTGTACAAAAACTTCAAATTGggtctattttaaattttttttttcaaaaaaactaattttgaaaaacttaattaattattgcttctgaaatttttgaaacttttagcTAAATATCACCTTAGCATAatcttagttttttttcttctaagaTTGActttgtataaattatattaaatacttactcatttaattttttatttttttatattcaggTAAAAAGCAATAATAgtgttttattttctaaatttaaaagagagagaaaataccTTGCGATATGTTTTCATTTCGGTTGTAGAACTGcgtttaatataaataaaaatattttccctcaaattttgattttgtaatataaaaaataatacaatgtTTATTTGTTGgagaatttattaaaatgattttatcaattaaattgTATTACTacgtaaaataaaatatttatgtaaagaaattgtttttatgttttctttatatataataaatgatgaaagttattttgaattggattatttttagttttggtCCTCGGTATTATTATTCTGTAACTTTACTTTTCTCTATCCTAACAAAGtgaattagatttttttaaatcacaATTATGTAATTTGATATCTGTGTTTAGTTgaatatttaatacatttattaacATAATTAGAGATTATTATGACTTTTCAATAATGAATtgatttataagttttttttacttGATTAACTAACTTAATAAAGTCATGTCATCACCATATGTAGTATAATTAAAATCCACAAATGTTTTCTTTGACAAAGTGGAAATAAAtagaagaaaggaaagaaaaaaacaaagaattGTAAgaaatgagtgaaaatattttattatgataaataaagaaagtaaaaaaagagaaattaaaacaaaaaaaacagtgattattattattattattattatttcatagttaatatttaataaagaacATATTGGAGAATCAAAATTGGTCTAATATGATATTTGGATGACAGTACACAGCTAAATTCAAATATCTGCTAGAAATCAAAAGCAGAAGTTAATCTTTAAATCATCAAACTTCCaccaaaagaaaaacttatttttatgggtgaaaaggaaaaaaaactttaataagagtaagtagaaaaaaaaaagtggaaaagaaaaacagatagTGTAAATATGCATGTTGTAGCTATGGAGTATGATTGACTATGTTGTCACTTACTTGCTTTTAGCTCAAAGCCCccaaaaaatattacaaatggCCTTGtttgaaataagaaaaatgtttGGATGAACTTCTTCATAGCCCAACAACTAAAGTACCATGAAAATCACACATTAAGATTTCACAACAAATATCACGTGACATATCGTTGGACATGATGCATAGTAGAGTATGGGGACAAACTTAGAGCATTATAGACAAGGAAAATTGATCTAAGGTGGACAACTTTATGCAACCAATAGTCCAAGGCTACCATGCCATCATGCCATGCAGTAGTCTGGATTTTGAAAATGTTATCCATAAATCAGAACTTGAATAATATACATATGAGCAACAGTATAACATCAGCCTGCATAATAGTCTTATCAAAGTCTCTTTAATGCAGAAAAAGTCACCCAATCTCGATATAAAGTCATGCATCTGGGAAATTTTCAAGTCCTTGCACCCACTTCTAATTATGCACTGATACTGGCTTGGTAGATCCTCCACTCTTTGGCTTCTTGATTGCAGGATGTCTGAATTGTTTGATTGCAGGCTTGTTAAATGATGTATTTGTCATCCTCAAATGAAATGGCCATTAGCAGATTCTCAATCACACattgtgaaaattttaaaaacatgaaTTTCTTGTTCTACTTCTACAGTGTCTTCATTCTAACCTTCGAACAACTTGTAGGAGATGGACATGGAAACAACGATTCCAACTAATGACATTAACTGCCAACAGAGTCACCTGATAGATATGTTATATCATCTTTCTCCCATTAGACATCTAAAATAGGTTCCATAATGTCATATGAACTGTCTGAAATTTGTTCTAGTTCCATGGATGTTAAATCAGCATCCTGCCTGAGTTGCTCGTCATCAATTATCCCTGAAGTCTCTTCAGATATATAATTCTCGTTTATGTCTGAAATTTGTTCAAGTTCCATGGATGTTCCATCATTATCCTGTTCGAGTTGCTGGTCATCAATCATCTCCGAAGTCTCTTCAGAAGATCTATAATTGTTGTTTAAGTCTGAGTCTGGTTCAACATTCTCAAGCCTTTTTGTCCATGTGTTGACCTGTGTAGATTGAGATTGCACTTTGACTTTTATACGCTTTCCTCTGCTGTATCTATATTCCCATTGTGGTGGTGGATATTTTGCATGTAACTTATGGTATTTGTCTAGCATACCCAGCTCTTTAAAGGCTTCTCCAACCATTGCGACAGTAGAAACACTAGGTCGCATAGCAAGCTCCTCAATGTCTGCAAATATCTACAGGAGAAATCAAGAAGTGAATATCCATGACGCGTTAAGTCTGAAGTAACTTCAAATAAAGTATCTTCCACTCATATTAATATAGGGACATGTTAAGTTGACAACTATTACTCAGTAATGTTACTGAGTAAATAGTTTAAATTGATAGAGTTGAAAATCATAATACCTCAAACATCTTCTCATGCATGCCCTTCTTACGGTAGACAGATATCATTTTATCGAAAAATCTACGAGGCAAACTTTCCATATACTGCATTAATAACTTTGTCCAAAGCTCTTCAGCTTCATCAAGTCGATCATCATTTACTAAAGcattaattaatgtaaaatagcTTCCCATTGTCTTTCCTTGACCTTTGCTTAACATCCATTTTGTTACCTACAGTACCATTCAAAGAATAGGGAAACAaacaagaataaataaataaataacatcaGAAAAACATACTAATTTCGGGCTGAACATCTATTTTTAGGGATATCAAAAGCAATGGGTCAGTGCAACtttagagaaagaaagaaagcataCAAAATAATGTTGCATTACTATTTTAGAAGTACCTGTATTACACGCTTCCACTCTTGTTCGAATTCTAGGGTCTTGAGCGCCTTTTTTACTGTAATTAAAGGGAATTCTAATTCCCAAGCAACATAGGAATCAAGAGCTCCATAAACTTCTTCTTTGACATTTGACAGTTCCTTAATCTGTATAAGACATAGAGAAAATACTTTTTCAGAAACACAAAGCAACCAAGAAAAATAAGTACAAAAGTTTCCAAATTAAATGAGAAGGCCACAACTTCCCagagaaaacaaaaatgaagCTTAAATTAACAACAGAAATGAATATATGGTGTTGATAATCAAATAATATCATTCTGAATCTATTGTAATAAATTTGGTTTATAGCCAAGAATATCTCATATAGGGGAAACACAATATCCTATGATCTAATCATATGTAATGAATGCAATAAGCCTATACAATCATGCATCCGTGGAGCATTCTGACATGTGGATTTATGCTCAATATGCCTCCATTTTCTCTCTTGTAACATGGTATCAATGCAGCAACATTCTCTGTGacttattttactattttgcTGAGTTCCCTTAAACAAAGCAAATTGGAACGCTAATTAGTCAACCTAATTTTGTGGAAgaataagaaacaaaatgtcGTAGTATGATAAAGTGTTGAAGCATAATATAGAGTCATGCATCAGTAACACATGAGATCTTATAGATGAAATAGCTGCTCAAAGAACTCAAGTTCGAAGATACTAGTCTGATGACACTCATTTGTGGTAGTCAAGTTGGTCTTCATATTGCTTCAAATCTAGTATGTCAtgaggaccaaacatattgaactTAATTCTTATTTCATCATAGAAAAAGATAAAGTAAAGGGATATTACGGCAAGATTTGTCAACTCTACTGACCAATGGACAAATGTCTTTACTAAATTCCTAAGAGGACgattgattatatttgtaacaagTTGGGATACATAAATGATGTATACATTTCAACTCAAGGGGGATGTTGGGAATCAAATCATCATATTTTAAATCTTATTGTAATAAATTAAGTTTATAGGCATGAATATCTCATTTAGGGGAAATAAAATACCCTCTCATCATGTGTATCAAATGGAATAAGTCTTTATAATAATGCTTCTATGGTGTATTCTAACAGTTTTATGCTGAATGTCCTATATTTTCTCTCTTGTAATAAAGGAAATGCCATATGAAAGGACTTACAGACTTAACAAGCTTCTCAGACTTGGAAATGGtcccaatttttttattagtcttCCAAACTCTGGGATACCTTGGTCTTGGACCTTTTGCAGCACATAcctgatattaaaaaaaaaaactgagatGAGTTCACTCACTCTTTCATTTCCTAGAGCCAAAACGTCTGATGTTAAAAGTATGCAATCTTGCAAATTTTggtttccagaaattaataatcatAGTTCTTTGGATCTTACCACAGTGCCTCGTGTACTTGCTGGTATTTTAAtgatttcaaatgtcttagcaataAGTAGAGGAGAATCTGTCAGTGCAAGCATCTTGAGAACCCGAATAactctaaaataaaatagaagacAGAACATCATGAGGACATAAACAATTTCTAGGACTTACAAATAGTACAGAGTTAATTTTGTTAGCATATAAGTTATTTTTGCCTTAAAAAATGATTGACTGCATGTTTGGTGTCAATATGAAACTTTTGCCAAACCAACAAATGTtaaacagaaaaactgttttcataCTAATCATCACAGAGACAAAGCAATTTAGTCAGTTTCTGATTCCAATTTTTGCTTATAGCAGATTCTTCATATTCCAGCTTCAGTGTAGCACAACATAAATAGTAGATTAAGTGACAGCTAGCCTGATACATAAAAACAACATGATTGCAAGAATGGTTATGCTTTAAGGGAGGGACTTGGCGAGAATGGGAGTTCAATTTTATCTTAGATTTTTGTGAATAACAAGATATTAAGCATTGTGGATattcacaaaataaaataagggATTATCAAGATtgcaagggaagcttcaggcaTAAAAGTAAGGGATAACCATTCAAAATACCAAATTGTTACCTTTAAATGCATTACAATATAGAAAAAAACAAaggaaatatttaaaaaaagagtcttgttttttcttttattttttataaatccATTCCCAAGCATCATTCACACATAAGGAACATGTTTTTCTATGAACTACAtcatttcattttgttttagACATTAAAAGCTGCTATGAGTTTCAAATTGACGATTAATTAGctaagagggaaaacaaatcaATGAAGAACTTAATAATTCCAAGTAACGAGCTTAAATCCTCGCATTTTTGTCATCTTAATCATTTTTTTCAACCACAACCACTCAACAGCCATCGTTACAGCATGCAATTGCACTGAGAAATTAAATttaagagagacaagaaaataaactaaCCACGGCCTGATACACTTGAGCACAGTGTTGTGGAAGTCGGAACTCAGCGTTTAGAACTCTTACTCTTTTCCACCATTTCAGAGAGAGAAACAATATTCTAACTGTAACCGAAGAACAACGAACATGAAATACCGCTAAGGTGTTTGGGATGGATATTTTTTATTGCTCGACGCGAAACGACGGCGTTGTGTTCCTGTAAGGTAGGGCTGTGGTGTCACGTGCGTGTACTCGGGTCGGGTCAGATACGTTAAATAGGGTTATCAAACTCGCGGGTCAACCTGTTCGAGTTTACGAGTCAATTGGAGCTTGGCTAGTGAACCTTGAGTGAACTTGTTTTTTTTGGAAAACTCGGTGTAGACTCGGACAGACTTGTTAAACTCGCGAGTTCGAGGTCGAGTCAACTGAGAAAAATCCAAAATCGATTGAGATGTTCGTTGTCATAACACACCGCGCCGCGCCATGTTGGTTGTGAGTTTGTGGATTAATTGGAGGAAAGGTTAGATTTAGGATTAAGTTATCACAAACACTAACAACGGACAaggataaattatataattatgaattatataaattgacaataaatatttatgtgcacaagtatgtttcaaattatttttttttggagcagaaagaAGTTTTTTATGACTGTtcacaaggatttgtttcttatttttataatcataatgacaatttatacaataaaatttgaacttttagaaaattaatatatttttcttttttaaaattgtgttagaattctATTAGAATTAtcataaatctaaaaaatactttttgaattagacacttcacggatacgtgtcctataggtgtcatacgagtgtcggtaTCGAACACCGATACGTCATTTAAGAAAAGTGTCTAAGATTCATAGATTGAGAGTGATTTTTTGGTTAGGTTTAGAATTTTTAACTCGATTGGGTTGGCTTATGTTTTTTTAAGGGTTGAGTTATTTTTAAGTTGGGTTGGAAAAATTTAAGCTGATTGGGGTGGGTTATTTTTAAGCAGATTGGGTTACTTTTTCCTATGCGTTGGAATAAAATCGGATCGGATCGACCCGCAAAAGTAGGACTCGTGACCAGGCGTAGAAACCTTACAATGGTTTAGTCCGTAGCTGATCATCAGGAACCGTAGCAAAAAACAAAGCCTCATCTTCTAGTTCAAATCACTATGGATCTCTCATAATATTCTCTGCCAACCAAAAACCACgccaataaaaaatatactatgATGATAATCGAGCCTCCCATCGCCGCCCGCTTCCACGCCGGAGCCGCCGCGCTACCTCGTACTCTCTCTTAACTGttcaatctctctctctctctgttttttCTTCCAATTGTTTGGTTATGTTTTTCGAATGCTTTCGCTGACTCACCTTAGCGGTTGATTTCGATTAACGGAATGTGATGTTGGAGATAAAACGGCGGCGTTTGCAGTGTTTCGGAGTTCTGATGGAGTAACAGTAGTTGTTATTAATTCGCTCGTTGAATTTTTTTGGCTGATATTCTTTCTTTCAAGTGTTTGGTTCTGTTTTTCGAATGCTTTCTGTGACTCACTTTAGCTTTGATTTTGACACGTTGAGTATGATGCTGTGAgatgttttaatttaaaacgGCGGTGCTTGCAGTTCGAATGGAGTAAAAGTAGTTATTATGTATTCGCTGATTCAGTTGCTCTTTTTGGTAGATAATAACCGTTCAATGTGGAGTGCTGATGATGTGAACGGTGTGCGTTGTGTTGCGTCGTGCCGGCTCGCATGGAGCTGCGGTTTCGATGTGTCTCGGTATGccgattttgtatttatttatgacGTAGAGAAGTGTGTTTGATGATTGTGGAGTGTAATTGTGGGAATTAGTTAAGTAGTTTTTTGTGGTTACGAAAGTAATGGATAATCGTGGAAGGATGCTGCTAAAGTGGAGACCTCAAATGAATTTAACTAGAATACTTCCAATCATGGATTTTGTAGAATTGAAAATTGTTGATTTCTGTGATAGTGACTTTTGTAATAGGTACTTTAAATGTTGTATTAAAGATGATTTCTTATTGGTAGACgatgaaaaatatttacaatagtGAATTATTAAACTTGACCGCCAAAACTCTTTGGAATGAAGCTCAATGAGATCTAGAGATAATGTGTTCACCCATTTCCACATTTGATGCTGAATGATATGTCAAGTCaagtattaatattcagttgGATGAACTGCTGGCCATAAATCTAAAAGAAGCTATAATGTAGTTTTCATTAGAAAGGGTGCATGTCTTGAAGCAATGTCAGTTGCAGTTCCCTAAAGCAGCATACTTTCaaaacttatatttttctttaatctgGCAGTGGAAAAGTGTGTTGATGAATTCAGAAACGTCTTGTTTTATCTGTGAAgcttattttgaaaattttggctAACTTTCATGCCCAGAAATACCAAACGTTTCTCAGGAAATgtataataaatgaatataattaCACAGGGTAAGAAGTAAAATATACAC
This region includes:
- the LOC137837563 gene encoding pentatricopeptide repeat-containing protein At4g21190; the protein is MLALTDSPLLIAKTFEIIKIPASTRGTVVCAAKGPRPRYPRVWKTNKKIGTISKSEKLVKSIKELSNVKEEVYGALDSYVAWELEFPLITVKKALKTLEFEQEWKRVIQVTKWMLSKGQGKTMGSYFTLINALVNDDRLDEAEELWTKLLMQYMESLPRRFFDKMISVYRKKGMHEKMFEIFADIEELAMRPSVSTVAMVGEAFKELGMLDKYHKLHAKYPPPQWEYRYSRGKRIKVKVQSQSTQVNTWTKRLENVEPDSDLNNNYRSSEETSEMIDDQQLEQDNDGTSMELEQISDINENYISEETSGIIDDEQLRQDADLTSMELEQISDSSYDIMEPILDV